The Pleuronectes platessa chromosome 23, fPlePla1.1, whole genome shotgun sequence genome contains a region encoding:
- the rnf175 gene encoding RING finger protein 175, translated as MAAVLPQDDLLKMSHRENWRVQHERLHVKHRGHEAMHAEMVLILVATLVVAQIVLVQWKQRHHRSYNLVTLVQMWVVPLYFTIKLYWWRFLSMWGMFSVITSYVIFRATRKPLSCRTPRMVYKWFLLIYKLSYAVGVLGYLAIMFTMFGFNVFFRVKAEDSMDVGVIMLFYGLYYGVMGRDFAEICSDYMASTIGYYNKGGMPSRSLTSDICAVCGQRILVDVEEEGLIEDTYQLSCGHIFHEFCIRGWCIVGKKQTCPYCHEKVDMKRMMNNPWDKTHVLYGQLLDWLRYLVAWQPIIIGIVHGITFTLGLE; from the exons ATGGCGGCTGTGCTCCCCCAG GACGACCTGCTGAAGATGAGCCACAGAGAGAACTGGAG GGTCCAGCACGAGCGTCTGCACGTGAAGCACCGCGGCCACGAGGCCATGCACGCCGAGATGGTTCTGATCCTGGTGGCCACGCTGGTGGTGGCTCAGATCGTCCTGGTGCAGTGGAAGCAGCGGCACCACCGCTCGTACAAC CTGGTGACCCTGGTCCAGATGTGGGTGGTGCCTCTTTACTTCACCATCAAACTGTACTGGTGGAGGTTCCTGTCCATGTGGGGCATGTTCTCCGTCATCACCAGCTACGTCATCTTCCGAGCCACTCGCAAGCCGCTGTCCTGCCGGACGCCGAG GATGGTGTACAAGTGGTTCCTGTTGATCTACAAGCTGAGTTACGCGGTGGGCGTGCTGGGATACCTGGCCATCATGTTCACCATGTTCGGCTTCAACGTCTTCTTCAG ggtGAAGGCAGAGGACTCCATGGACGTGGGTGTCATCATGCTGTTCTACGGTCTCTACTACGGCGTCATGGGAAGAGACTTTGCTGAAATCTGCTCTGACTACATGGCTTCTACCATCGGG taCTACAACAAGGGAGGCATGCCCAGCCGGAGCCTGACCAGTGACATCTGTGCGGTGTGCGGCCAGCGGATCCTGGTggacgtggaggaggaggggcttaTCGAGGACACCTACCAGCTCTCCTGTGGACACAT ATTCCACGAGTTCTGCATCCGCGGctggtgcattgtgggtaagaAGCAGACGTGCCCCTACTGCCACGAGAAGGTCGACATGAAGAGAATGATGAACAACCC CTGGGACAAGACACACGTCCTCTATGGGCAGCTGCTGGACTGGCTCCGGTACCTGGTGGCCTGGCAGCCCATCATCATCGGTATAGTCCACGGGATCACCTTCACACTAGGCCTCGAGTAG